A single Vicia villosa cultivar HV-30 ecotype Madison, WI unplaced genomic scaffold, Vvil1.0 ctg.000364F_1_1, whole genome shotgun sequence DNA region contains:
- the LOC131627444 gene encoding brassinosteroid-responsive RING protein 1-like, translating to MGFPVGYAEVLFPNLLLHTLTLLGLLRNLVFHLFHFLGLFEFLETDAIWPHTNAETSLTHEPTKPPSVSASLIRDLLPETKYGDLAGIEEGCSCAVCLLEFSTEEEIRCLRNCIHIFHRNCVDRWIDLDQKSCPLCRRAFVPDEMMEDYNQRLWEASGVTELYSYADYTSSF from the coding sequence ATGGGCTTCCCAGTAGGTTACGCCGAAGTACTCTTCCCAAACCTATTACTCCACACTCTAACCCTCCTCGGCCTCCTCCGCAACCTCGTCTTCCACCTCTTTCACTTCCTCGGCCTCTTCGAATTCCTCGAAACCGACGCCATCTGGCCCCACACCAACGCAGAAACCTCTCTCACGCATGAACCTACCAAACCCCCCTCCGTCTCAGCATCCCTAATCAGAGACCTCTTACCGGAGACAAAGTACGGCGACCTCGCCGGCATCGAAGAAGGCTGTTCCTGCGCGGTTTGTCTGTTGGAATTCTCTACGGAAGAAGAGATCCGGTGTTTGAGAAACTGTATACATATATTTCATCGAAACTGTGTGGACCGTTGGATTGATCTTGATCAGAAAAGTTGTCCTCTTTGTAGAAGAGCTTTTGTGCCTGATGAGATGATGGAGGATTATAATCAACGGCTTTGGGAGGCTTCTGGTGTTACTGAACTTTATAGTTATGCAGACTACACTTcttctttttaa